The DNA sequence tcagtaagagcattgggCCTTGGCATTGGGCCGAtgcgaaacacacagccagggcaactaaggagtggctccgtaagaagcatctcaaggtcgtggagtggcttagccactATAacggagctgaaagtccgtattgcccagcgacagccccaaaacctgaaggatctggacaaGGTCtgtaaaatccctgctgcagtgtgtgcaaacctggtcaagaactacaggaaacgtatgatctctgtaattgcaaacatgctttggaagtgggaaaacctgcaaaattggcagtgtatcaaatacttgttctcccaactgtaatAATATATGGTTAAAttataaaacaatgacacattTCAAATAGTATTAATCAAGTATGTTCATAACCCAACTCAATTCCAAACTGTTGaaaaaatttaatatataataaattaaaacacaACTTGTGACCAAGATATTTTCATATACCACCTGCATCATGGATTCACTGAAAATAAAGACACACGCAAACTCAAACTTTCAAACATAATTTCCAACTGCTTGAAATATGTTATTTCAAGATTTTTAGTACAGATTTCTGCCAAATTTGTCTGTAAAAGTACACATTTGAGATTTATGCTAATGGTCTTGTGACCATTTTGAGAATTAATATGTAATTTCTCTGAATAATACTATACATATTAAGGATGCAGAATAGTTCACTTATGTCCATTCAACTTTCTATAGTGCCCTGTAAAATGCTAAATTTTTGTTCATCCATTATTGTGAACAAcaggaataaaaatgtattccatattaAATATATCATCCATTATTACGAACAACGGGAATAAAAATTGATTCCAtattaaacatatttggtttgataaCATTAGTAATTTAAAATTACTTTACACTTACTTTCCAGACTTAAGGATATTGTAAACcaaatactttaaaatgtttactataTGTATAGTGCTGGGTGGCTGTATATTGATGGATGACTTCAGTCATTTTCTAAGCATCTTTTAATGAAGTATGATACATGGGAAGTTGTTTAACCTCTGCCCAAATGACAACATGTCTTCTATGAGTCCCATGATTCCCATGCCACACAGTCTGACAGTTACTATGATATTATTGCCATGTCAATCACATGGAGATCTAATTGAAAACTTTATGTTTCTGACTGTACAGGCATGGAAATGTTTCGTAATGTCAGAACACAATTTAATTTAGGATCATACACAAATTATTCTTATATGGGATTATGTATCACAtcaaaattatgaatattgttCTCTAATCATGACTATCACAAAAGAGATGCCAGCGTACTACTCATTTACAATGTAGACATTCTGTCTTACAGCAGCCTACTAAAATTACAGGGGAAACACCTACACCAAAGTCCATAATACTTCCAAATAACACCTTACAACCAAAGGCAAATTATAAgccttttgaatggaatgaatgaaaatgtgtgtatggaATATATAACTCAGGTACATTTATGGATACGAGCTTGTTGGTAGTTATCAGTAGATTAGGTGGCTAGATGGAATGTACAGGCATTGCTAGGCTGCATGGTTTACATACGTTTCTTGGTAGGATAGTAACACCCTAAGGTTTTGGAGCCTAACATAGGGGTTGACTGGGTAACATACCACAGGAAACTGGATATTTCTTTATTGTGCCTGTATGTATGACCATACTAACTAATTGAGTTTCTCAGCCAACATATTCCTCTTATACTGTACCTGACCGCCTTGGTGATAACGTTTTCCCTCACATGCAGCATGTCATCAATATGTATTCATTTACTGGGAGGGTGGGTTAACCTTTCCTAGTGTGGTGTGTAAGGATCCTAAACAGTTCCCACACCCTCTCTGATATCCTGTGCACCAAGCAACCTACCTCCAGCCTTAGGGATAAAGATAGCCTTTGTCTGAATCAGGGAACAGGCAATCGTTTGTGTCTGCATTCATGTACAGTGTGTgggtgcgcgtgcgcgtgcgtgtgtgtgtttgcacgtgCGCGTGTCCGCACGCGGGGCAGAGAGGACCCGCTCGTTGCCTGCTTCTGCATTCATGAGCGGGTGTGGATGTGTTAGCCGAGGAGttctgtgtgcaggtgtgtgtctgagtgtgtgcatgtgtgtgtgtctcttcaaCAGGGTTCCTGTGTCTGTTATCTGAGTGGTGTTTGAGTAGAGCGCAGTGGAGAGGATTACCTGTCCAATCAGGAAGGGTGCAGTAGAGACTTAGGGGTAGGAGTCTTAGGaatttcttccttttttttttagacaaaggaaaaagaggcaacCTTATATCTGAACATATCATTCAAGTCCGTGAGAAGAAAATATTTGAGGATTATGCTGTTTTATTAGTAGTCCTACAATTGCAAGACACTAAAATATGAGGTAATTTTACTCAGTGGGTGAATGGGTTAGAAAACTCATACATTTCAGCATCTGTCTCTGTTCAACAGTTGTTTATATTCGTTAATACCAGTGAAAAATGCTGACTTCTTCTCCGTGGGTCAGTGGTGGACTGATACGTGGGTCAGTGGTGGAATGATACGTGGGTCAGTGGTGGAATAATATGTGGGTCAGTGGTGGAATAATATATGGGTCAGTGGTGGAATAATATGTGGGTCAGTGGTGGACTGATACATGGGTCAGTGGTGGAATAATATGTAGGTCAGCGGTGGACTGATACGTGGGTCAGTGGTGGAATAATATGTGGGTCAGTGGTGGAATAATATGTGGGTCAGTGGTGGACTGATACGTGGGTCAGTGGTGGAATAATATGTGGGTCAGTGGTGGAATAATATGTGAGTCAGTGGTGGAATAATATGTGGGTCAGTGGTGGACTGACACATGGGTCAGTGGTGGAATAATATGTGGGTCAGTGGTGGACCGATACGTGGGTCAGTCGCACATACCTGAATATTTCCTTTTTCTCAGTCTTTGATAATTTGATAACATCCAGGTTAGAGGATAACATTGTATATTCTCAGGGTGAAAAGGTAAAAGGGGGTCAGGACTATGGGTCTAGTCTTATTTTGGCTGTCTGTTGATGGGTTCTGGCTGAatgagtatgtgtgttttttagtttttttgtctgGCTCGGCATACCATCTGTTGATgaagggtgtttgtgtgtgtgtgtgtgtgtgtgtgcgcgcgtgtgtgagtgtgtatgtgtgtctgtgtgtgtgtgtgtgtgtgtgtaaatgtgtgtgtgcaagggGCTGGTTAGAGGATAAGTACAGGGGGCTGAGAGCTGTGCATGGAGCAGTCTTTAATTAGAGCAGGAAGACATGGCTCAGAAGCCGCACAGGGCCAGACCTTGGAGAGGGTTGGGGTGATTGGGGGTAGATGTGTCCGTATTCAGTGCCATTATGCTCCAATGAACAGACTTCATTCTTAGtcagtgtatatttatatatattttaacagaTTGTTACAGAGTGAATGATGAGAGATAAACAGAAAATACCACAGCCAACCTATAATTTGATAACAGTATACATAACAAAACCACACCATTTATTAGTGCAAGGGGAACCTGAATGGTTTGTTGTGGCATACAGAAACCGTAAACAATGTATGTGTATAAGATCGGCCGGATACAGGTTACAACACTCATGAACTCCTTGGCATGACATTGCAACAGTATACAAACAATGAGTCACGCAACACTGTGGACGTCATCTTAAGGTCACTGGTGAAGGAGGGGTTTTGCACTGCACCTGCAACAACAGCTTCCACATTTGGAAACACTGGAACTGTCTCCACCAGGGTTTTCTTTCTCCAGAATCGCACAGTACGCACTCACGGTGCCTCAAAGCCAAACACCAAAGGTAACCTGAATAGCTTCTGGCGGTCAGATCAAATAGTTCCCCCGGATGATGAATAGTTAATCAAATGACTTCTGGGACAATCGTGCACTCCCGTATTGACCCActttactgtatgtacagtcaATGACTTGAAACACACACCcttttacatttacactgacaCTCCAACTCATATGCCAACTCTAACAACTCACTGTTGCGGCCTGGCAGCCTGTAGTCTATCAAGTGTCAGCAAAGCCAATTTATTGCTGTCTGGAGTCACTGGACTGTTGTCTGTTAATTATACAGCTGCCACAGTCACTTTATCTCTTTATCTATCACTTTATCTTAATAGTCcttatacagtatgtgtatatgtgtgtaaatatttatcatattttatgtttatccttctaaatattttattcatgtttccTCTTTACCTCAGTACCGTTAGAATAGCATTACTGAGGTTATCATAAGTAAACATTTCATTCTCTAGATGTTGCTTAGCATgtgataaaaaacattttacttcactttttttttttagagacgAGGAATACAGTCTACCCTGCAGTGGGACGCTATGTTGGCAGTTGAAGTTCTCCTTTCATCTACAGCTCCCATGTGTTCCCTCAGTCATGCTTCCTGGGTATGGATTGTCCTGTCTCCCTGACTTTCAGCCTCACCTCCACACCTTCCATTACCGAAGAGAAAGCCCCAGCATGTGGATCCCGGTTTCAGTTGAATCCCAGTCTTTGAGCGAAGCCCGGGACAACATGCCTCTCCTGCGGCAGTGCCACAACAAGCACATTGCCGTGTGTCAGCAGGAGACTCTAGCCTTCATTGAGCTGCAGCCACCTGTGACCCCCAGTGTCAATGGGCGGGGCTACCCTATGGTGGAAGATCAGCAGTGCACATCGTTGTCCCCTAATCATCACAAACACGGCAGAAGTGAAGCAGAAAACGACCAAGGGATTAACCCGGATCTTGACACTAATACGGATCTGCATTCGTACTCCCAGACCCTGGGGGGCACCATTGAGCTAGTTATCCGGGAAGACAGTGTCCCTGACCCTCCAGTTCAGGATCAGTGTGAAAGACCCTTGACGGTTTCGTCTGTGTTTCGTCCCCTCCACGCAGCCCTGAGCCtgcccctgtccctccctctgtccaccTTGTACAGGGACACAGACTCTTGGGACTCTCAGCCAATTGGCTCCCCAGCCTCACCTGACTCTTTGTGGTTGCAGAGCTCAGACATCTGTCGACCCCAGAGGAGGACATCACATGGCTCCCTCAAGGAAAAATCCCTTCGTAAGTACAATATCTGTTCATTAGTGGCGGCTCCTGATTGGTTAAGTAGCAAGGGCGGCGCCTTGTGGTTGCAATATTATGTTAACTCCCAGCAGACATGCATCCCCTTGTATTTGAGGTTTGAAACAGCCTAAATGCTTGCTGAAGTGGTACATGGCATCATAGTTTTAACATGCACAGTTTTAACTTTGAGGCCCctgaccaaaacaaaaaaacattaaattgatcTCACCTCATATccagtatttaaaaaacattttgtgattgtTACAGTGCAGCCCATAAATATTTGGAGTGacaggttttgttttttgacCTCTGGACTCCAGCACActggaaatgaaacaatgactaaAAGGTTAAAGTgcactgtcagctttaattgaaTACACTTTTGTATTACCAAGTGCCAGTAACCTATAATGAGACTGCATTTCTACAGGACGGGTAATGCAGACATGTGTGCATGCTGGGTGAGGCCGTTTTCTGACCATGGCCATGGAGTCTGCAGATATTGTAGCAGTACTGTAGCTCAATATAGTGAGGCTACCTAACCGTGATTAAAACAATGTTCTACCTGGATGccagaaacatatttttatatttgtgagTAAATacattgaatgaatgaatatgtcTACATAGTTCAGCAAAGTAAAGTTAACGTCTGGACATTGTAATGTGTTTATGCACATTGCTTACGGCACACGCCAGTTAAGTTTGCCGACATGCAGCCACAGTGACTTAATTGGATACTTACattcataaacaaaaaacatgtagaatttACAGCCTTCTGGTTTGTTTATCCGTCACAGAATTCAGACAGTCATTTAATACAAAGGATCGGCAAGTACTAAATACGTCTTTATTTATGATGATGTTAAATTGTCCGGTCACTTATGGTCCCTGAAAATGTGGGGACTATGTACGAAAAGGGCTGCAATTGCTACAAGGTTCACAGATTACTGAAACCTCTTTATTTCAAATTCAATGTGCTGGAGTAGCTACAgtaccaaaacaacaaaatagggTCACTACCCAAAACATATGGATTGTATATTTAAATTTGGGGTCACTCACCCCAATAACATGGCCACTGAGGTTGCcttgctttttgttttacaacattttataatttgggTCTGTTTATGCAAAGTTCTTGTTTGTGACGATTATAGCTAGCTAATGCTACTAGACACAACTGCTTTCTGGCTAACATAAATACAGTGTTTCTGAAAtgattcacccccttggactctTCCAAATGTTAGTGTTACAacctgaaatcaaaatggaGTTTTTggcactgatcaacacaaaaaagtcatcatatcaaagtaaaaaatgtaatctgcaaaataattgttttaaatgaattaaaacatgaaattaacGATTGCTCGAGAATTCACCCTCTTTGCTAAACACACTTGAATGAGCTGTGGGTGCAACCaattgtttttagaagtcatGTCATTTGTGGATTGGAGTCCACTTTGTGTCATCAGTGTTTCATATGattccaggttaaaaacacttgtCTCTGTGAGGTCTCACAGTTAGTTTGTACAATTACTAACATCATGAAGACAGGAACATTCAAAGTAAATCCCCAAATAAAGTtattcaaaagcaccaatcaagGGTATTATATATTTGTAAGGTACTGAATATCTAAAAGTAAAGTAAATTTCAGGTTAACATTCAGGCTATGTCAATGAATACTAGCATTGTGTAAAGTTTTGCTAATATAATAATGGCTAAATTGAGTGGGaaacaattttgttttcatgaacATGTCACCATGTCCACTTactgatgaacaaaatataatgcagagaaaacaatataaaaagttGATCAACCACATAGCCATTACTTTTTCAAATTCCCACTTAAAATTTCACACAAAGCCAATCAAATATGACTGGCCTGAATTTCATGGAGACATTTACACCAGAactttgtttgtgttgtgtccCAGGGCGTAAGATGCGAGTGTACTCACCAGACAGCCTAAGTGATGAGTCTCTGGCCAGCCCCATTCTGGATGGCGACTATCTCTTCCCAGGATCCTTCGATTCCTTCCTGGAGGAGGACTTTGGGGGAGACCCTGAAGACACCACAAGTCCCTTATCAACAAGTGGCGCCATATACCCCCAATCCCTCAACACAACAAAGACTCCACCACTGTCCACAGAGCCACTGCAGTTGTCAGAGGACTCTTCTATCCTGAACTGTGGGGCTGTAGATAATTCCTCGGCCACCAGGGGGAGTTCCTTAGCCCGCTCTCATACGGCAGAGAATGAGCGCCGGCGCTTCTCGGCTTCTGAGCTGATCTCAAGGCTGCAGCTgtcccagaggaagaactcGTTCACTTTGAAATTAGGAAAGTCGCTGTCGGCTCGCGTTGCTTCCCGCGAAAGGCAAACACCCAGTAACCTCAGCCCGAGCTCTGACTGTAAGTGTCCTGCGACACGGTCGAGCGCCACCTCAGTGAGATATGTTCGATAAGGTTTCTGACAGCATTACAAAAATTCCCCAAACAATAATGTAGTAACTGAGACTTCTAGGTTACTTCCACCTCCATCTGTTGTCTTCCTTTCCAGATAAGTCTAATTCCAGGCAACGCGGCTCAGGTGGTTCCAGTGACAGCGCCCCCCACAGCCCTGTAGGACCTGCGCCGCCCCTGCCCTCTATcgacaacaacacacaacagtATCGACGAAGCACAGGATTCACAATCAAAAAGTGTGTTTTAAAAGTTACAATTATTTTCTTGGTTTTACTCACATTCACGTTTCTACCATCTGTTTTAACTGGACATGGGTCCTAAAGAATCTCAGCTGTGAATGATACTGGTGTAACGACTAGAACCACCACTTCCCTACAGCATGAAGAAGAAATCCACTGAGGAGGATTGGCGTACACCATCCACAGTCAGCAACTCTAATCGTCTGTCAAGATTTCTCCCCAGTTGTGAGTCTTAGTTTTACCTTCTTATGTTTCAATTATGTTGATTCCACCTCCACTAATGGCATTTTATGGCTTATAACATAACAGCATAACAATCTGACAGTTTTCACTTCCTGTAATATTCATTTGAATTCTCAATCACCTCAGTGTACTTTCTTACTTGATAATCTCCCTCACTTGCGTCTCTCTCTCCGCAGTGATTCTTTACCAGGAGTACAGTGACGTCGCAATCAACCGAGAAATCCAGAGGCAGCAGGGGGCAGAGCCAGGTGCTGAAGAGGAGGGGCTAAAGGAGGAAGGGGTTGGGGAGTCCCCATCGCCGTCTAATCTGTCTCCATCCAGTTCCTTTCGCTCGTCACGTGGCTCTGCCTTCTCCTTGTGGCAGGACATACCTGATGTTCGGACCAGTGGTCAACTGGACAACTTCAGCAACGAGGAACGTAAACTACAGGAGGTTAGAATTTGAGGTTAAAAAATGAGATTATCGCACACCTGTAACTTAATGAGCAGGagcaagaagaaaaaacatattGATGAACAATACTTATGCAAGTTTTCGGTCAAagacctttttctttttataggATTTAAGGTTTGTATCAAGCCAGACTGGGATTGACAGAACTTCTAGTAATAGATAGAAGATGGGACATGTAATATCCTCTCTTTTGTGGAAACTGCAACCTCTTTTCCTCTTTTGTAGTACAACAGGCATTAGGATAGCATGGGCTAAACAgtaccatttttattttgtatgacagataccttttgtaattattatatattttttttaaactaaacaTTCAATTCAAATCATTACCTACTTCAAATGATTCTTGTTATCCCAGAAGTATCATGTTTTCCATCAGTCAGAGACTcatccattaatgtttaaagACCAGTATTGTCCCTTCATCACAGGCCAAGTTTGAATTGGTGACATCGGAGGCATCATACATTCGGAGCCTGACAATTGCAGTGGATCACTTTATGCTGTCCCAGGAACTGGGGGAGTGTCTGGGAGCCCAGGACAGACAGTGGCTCTTCTCCAAACTCCCTGAGGTCAAAGATGTCAGTGAGAGGTACAGCTTAGTAAAATTACCCTGAAAGACGCAGTTTTGATGGACATTAAAGGTAGAGTATGTCATCAGATtgtctctatctttctttctgtcaAATTTTCTTCTGATGTTTTCTCTTTGGCATCtgtgccaagccattctgcttttttcCTGTTCTTTCAACTACTGTAGGAACTCACTCAACGTGTGTGAGGTCATGCTCACTCACCTAGCAATATCAGTGAGAATATCAGGTGATCATGCTGCCTGAGAATTGATATAGCTTGATAGATCTACTGATGATTCAATAACCAGGCACTTTGCTTTTGTCCATGGGTCACAGTCAAGGCTTGAACCTAAATCATGGTTGTCCATTTGGTGCTTGAAAAGAATGCATTAGAATGCTACACCAATCTTTTCCTTTGATTTTATATtaatacacacattttttgttACCTGATCTCCCTATCTTTTTGTATTGCTCTCTATCTGTAGTTTCCTGCAGGACCTGGAGCACAGGCTAGAGGAGGATATATTGCGTTTTGATGTGTGTGACATCGTCCTTGCCCACTGTCCTGCCCTTCGCAGGGTCTACCTCCCCTACGTGACCAACCAGGCCTACCAAGAACAGACCTACCAGCGCCTGTTGTGAGCAGTCTTAatttgtgtgtatttctaaTCAGATTTGTTGCAAATTTGAGACTGTAAGTATGTTGCCTAGTAAACATGCTGGACTTGTTGCTGTACACATATGTATTTGGTGGTTTACCTATCAGCTGTGTGCAGGTTTCTGTTCCAGCCCGGCACTAACACACCCCTAGGGTAACTAACTCATTATCTAGACCAGGTTTGTTGTGGTGGATTGGAACAAAcaattgtaacattttaactaactaCCTGCTACTTACtcttaccctaacctttatcATGACCCCTACCCTAACGTTAACCCCtaccctaaaccttcttctaaattcagccttaaccctaaccactaGCAAGCAGTTTTTATCAACAGACAGTTCGTTGAatgttgatagtattacttTCTACAGACTATCTaaagatggaaattgggacacTCAAAGTATAGTACAACCAAAACATCTAGTTCTTCAGAAACAGGGTTTGTGACAATGGATATACATTATGGCCTATATGTTTGTATAGGGTAAAGCCAGTGCTTATGTCTAAATCAGTTTTGTTTGTCAATTTCAATCTGTTAAAGACATTGCTATgtgattttcaaaatgtgtgcaCTGACACAGAAGTGAGTTGCACTATAGTCCAAAGAGAAATCCACAACAGTCTGGGTATCTTGTGGTAATTAGGATTTGGGTCGTGAGGTGTCACTACTTTTGGGCTTCCAGAGGGATTTGGGCATTGCAATGAATGTCTGGATCTCTAAATCAGTTCCTCTAAAGTTAACGCTAAAGAAAAGCAATTGGCTGCTAATTTAGTAGCTGTAATAAAGTAGTTGTAATTGACtgctaattaaaaaaaaaatacttgtacGGTCACATATGCTCACAAAATTCGGGAGGTCACTTCCAAAGAGTGACAAAAGAATGAATAAACACCACACAACTTCAGAACACACTTGTGACTTAAATGATGCAATTCTTGTTCCAACGATGAAATTCCTCTTCAGAGTAAATAAACTTCagtaacagaaaacatttaatttaggtGATTTTGTGTTCCTTCTGGACTACACACGCACCTACCTAGGGTGATACGAGGTGCTCTACCCCAGGTCTTACATCACCAGTCCATACAAGTGAAGATTTTTCTATTTTGCAAGAATTTAAAGGGTTTTATCTTTTCTCTTTAGACAGGAGAATGCTCGCTTCCCAGGTATCCTGGCTCGTTTGGAGGAAGACCCCATCTGCCAGCGTCTTCCCCTCAcctccttcctcatcctccccttCCAAAGGATTACACGTCTCAAGATGCTGGTGGAGGTACGAGTGTTCTTGTTCTCCATAACTTTTAACTATTCATGACTGGCTGTAGGGACAAGAACATTACTCTTACCTTACATCAAGTTACTGGCCAAATGAGCTAATATAGAGTTGCAGGCTCAGCAGTGTCTTACAGTGAGTCTGTACCCCAGATTTCAATCTTTTATCTCTAGAATATCCTAAAGAGGACGACACCAGGTTCTAGGGATGAGGACACAGCCACTAAGGCCTTCAATGAACTGAAAAAGGTAAGAGACTAGTACTCTACATTCCAAAACCAGAGACTGCAGATCAGAGGGTTAACACCCATCCCCATTCCGCTCCGCCTTATGCTTCCCTCTAATCCTGACTAGTCTCTCAGTCCCTGCTGTTCACAAGAATCTTCATAACAAGACGCGCCCttgcttcaccatagggatggttTTAGCCGGGTGATGAGCAGTGCCTTGTTTTTGCAAGACTTAACGCTTGGCCTCCCAGCTGGATAGTTCaattttgtctcattagaccagaGAATATTTTTCCTCTCAGAGACCTTCAGGCGGCATGTCATGTGCCTCTTACCTCAAAGTGGCTTCTGTCAAGCCACTGTACCACAAAGGCCTGATTGAGAGGGTCCTGCGGAAATGGTTGTTCTATTGGCGGGTTCTCCCATTTCTGCAAATTCTGAAGCTCTCTTAGTGGCtgttgggttcttggtcacctcccccaccaaggcccttcttgagAAATTTCACAAGTTCTTAAGGTGAGACTTTTGAAAGGATTCACATTTGAACAACGGGCATTTTTGCTTACCTTCCTATGGTAGATTTTGTAGATTGTActgtaaaaatgaatgcaaacaaaACGTTTATATTCATTCATGGATAGGGGTATACTATATATATTGATACATAAGATATGCCAATATGAAACTAGCTCTCTACTAGCAACATTTACCCCTGAGATTTAGAAACTGTACAACCCCATTACCAAAAATGCATGGACATTGcagtgcatttatttttatgactTAACTTGTCTAATAACCATTATGCACAAGTATTTGGAATTATGaaatttatgtttttatcacaACAGATTATAAAAGAATGTAACTCCAGTGTCCAATCAATGAAGAGGATGGAAGAGCTTATTCATCTGAATAAGAAGATCCACTTTGAGGGCAAGGTAGATAAAAACCACTATCATTAGGACAACAAcctcattattttcttttatgtttAACTTTCccttattcaaaaataaatataccacATGCTTATAAACCCAGTAAAGATAcccttcataaaaaaaaactgtttccagcaaatacattatacatatgCAA is a window from the Esox lucius isolate fEsoLuc1 chromosome 12, fEsoLuc1.pri, whole genome shotgun sequence genome containing:
- the arhgef19 gene encoding rho guanine nucleotide exchange factor 19 codes for the protein MRVYSPDSLSDESLASPILDGDYLFPGSFDSFLEEDFGGDPEDTTSPLSTSGAIYPQSLNTTKTPPLSTEPLQLSEDSSILNCGAVDNSSATRGSSLARSHTAENERRRFSASELISRLQLSQRKNSFTLKLGKSLSARVASRERQTPSNLSPSSDYKSNSRQRGSGGSSDSAPHSPVGPAPPLPSIDNNTQQYRRSTGFTIKNMKKKSTEEDWRTPSTVSNSNRLSRFLPSLILYQEYSDVAINREIQRQQGAEPGAEEEGLKEEGVGESPSPSNLSPSSSFRSSRGSAFSLWQDIPDVRTSGQLDNFSNEERKLQEAKFELVTSEASYIRSLTIAVDHFMLSQELGECLGAQDRQWLFSKLPEVKDVSESFLQDLEHRLEEDILRFDVCDIVLAHCPALRRVYLPYVTNQAYQEQTYQRLLQENARFPGILARLEEDPICQRLPLTSFLILPFQRITRLKMLVENILKRTTPGSRDEDTATKAFNELKKIIKECNSSVQSMKRMEELIHLNKKIHFEGKSRWLVKHGELMEVDTQTMSISGSKFKLPTRPVYLHLFNDCLLLSRRKDTWKFMVFVHAKIGQLKVKDLSQKLHGISGFIFHLQLCEGQQLKHQILLKANTESGKQRWITAMFPSDSLEDIEQASENDDLSQVQCIKSYQAQEHDELTLEKADILQAKTITSDGWVEGIRLSDGERGWFPKTNVEEITSRSARLRNLRENIRIKCVTQKLEDEFF